A genomic window from Salvia hispanica cultivar TCC Black 2014 chromosome 5, UniMelb_Shisp_WGS_1.0, whole genome shotgun sequence includes:
- the LOC125187048 gene encoding EPIDERMAL PATTERNING FACTOR-like protein 5 encodes MTLITMTRNLPLYALFSFFCCCLCFHGLYSSNHHTSSLSDMKFVFNLKADGNHFFKNIEKNNILEIGGGRVRGSSIGPRRLLLGGPGSSPPRCAWKCGGCMPCKPVHVPVPPGARVTTEYYPEAWRCKCGNKLYMP; translated from the exons ATGACTCTCATCACTATGACCAGAAATCTCCCTCTCTACGCTCTATTCTCCTTCTTCTGCTGCTGCTTATGCTTCCATGGACTCTACTCTTCAAATCACCACACTTCTTCGCTTTCAG ACATGAAGTTTGTGTTCAATCTTAAAGCTGATGGCAATCACTTCTTCAAG aatatagagaaaaacaatattttggAGATAGGCGGAGGCCGAGTGAGAGGAAGCAGCATAGGGCCGAGAAGGCTACTACTGGGAGGTCCGGGGTCATCACCGCCGCGTTGCGCATGGAAATGCGGTGGATGCATGCCGTGTAAGCCGGTGCATGTGCCGGTGCCACCGGGGGCCCGGGTGACGACGGAGTACTACCCGGAGGCTTGGAGGTGTAAATGTGGCAATAAATTGTACATGCCCTGA
- the LOC125187047 gene encoding CBL-interacting serine/threonine-protein kinase 11-like: protein MAAVSSETALFQKYELGRLLGCGAFAKVYLARDVATGQEVAIKVIHKSRLRNDANLIANIKREISIMSKLRHPHTVRLYEVLATRNIIYIVLEYVKGGELFAKVAKGRLTEALCRKYFQQLVGVVSHCHSRGIYHRDLKPENLLLDEDENLKVSDFGLSAIRDQVHSDGLLHTLCGTPAYVAPEILAKRGYDGAKIDIWSCGVILFVLAAGYLPFNDPNLMNMYRKIYKGEFRCPKWMSPGLKRLLSRLLDTNPNTRITMEEIKRDPWFAKGYKNTKVRESDCFAFAAAEQEKRPVDMNAFDIISMSSGLDLSGLFQEKHVSFEDVERVTVEESPKKVMEKVVEAAKAEGRVNLRQKKEWGVEIEGHNGNVLVGMEVYRLSERYVVVEVKTKNGESRLWNDKIRPMLMQDTAVAC, encoded by the coding sequence ATGGCTGCTGTGTCGTCGGAAACCGCACTGTTCCAAAAATATGAGCTGGGCCGCCTCCTCGGCTGCGGCGCCTTCGCCAAAGTGTACCTGGCGAGAGACGTGGCGACCGGGCAAGAAGTGGCCATCAAGGTGATCCACAAGAGCAGGCTCAGAAACGACGCCAATCTCATCGCCAACATCAAGCGCGAGATCTCCATCATGAGCAAGCTCCGCCACCCCCACACCGTCCGCCTCTACGAGGTCCTCGCCACCCGCAACATCATCTACATCGTCCTCGAGTACGTCAAGGGCGGCGAGCTCTTCGCCAAGGTCGCTAAAGGCCGCCTCACCGAGGCTCTCTGCAGGAAATACTTCCAGCAACTTGTTGGCGTCGTCAGCCACTGCCACTCCCGCGGGATCTACCACCGCGATCTCAAGCCCGAGAATCTCCTCCTCGACGAGGATGAGAATCTGAAGGTGTCCGATTTCGGCCTCAGCGCGATCCGCGACCAGGTCCACTCCGACGGGCTCCTCCACACGCTCTGCGGTACCCCGGCCTACGTCGCGCCGGAGATTCTCGCCAAGCGAGGCTACGATGGCGCGAAAATCGACATCTGGTCGTGCGGCGTGATTCTGTTCGTGCTGGCCGCCGGTTATCTGCCGTTCAACGATCCCAACTTGATGAATATGTACCGGAAGATCTACAAGGGGGAATTCCGGTGCCCTAAGTGGATGTCGCCGGGGCTCAAGCGCCTCCTCTCGCGCCTCCTGGACACGAACCCGAACACGAGGATCACGATGGAAGAGATCAAGCGCGATCCGTGGTTCGCCAAGGGCTACAAAAACACCAAGGTTCGGGAGAGCGACTGCTTCGCGTTTGCTGCAGCGGAGCAGGAGAAGAGGCCGGTGGATATGAACGCGTTCGACATAATCTCCATGTCGTCGGGGCTGGATCTCTCCGGATTGTTCCAGGAGAAGCATGTGTCGTTCGAGGACGTGGAGCGGGTGACGGTGGAGGAGTCGCCGAAGAAGGTGatggagaaggtggtggaggCGGCGAAGGCGGAGGGGAGGGTGAATCTGAGGCAGAAGAAGGAGTGGGGGGTGGAGATAGAGGGGCATAATGGTAATGTGTTGGTGGGGATGGAGGTGTATCGGTTGAGCGAGAGGTATGTTGTTGTGGAGGTGAAGACGAAGAACGGTGAATCCAGGTTGTGGAATGACAAAATTAGGCCGATGCTTATGCAGGACACGGCCGTCGCTTGTTAG